Proteins co-encoded in one Cyprinus carpio isolate SPL01 chromosome B5, ASM1834038v1, whole genome shotgun sequence genomic window:
- the LOC109064320 gene encoding polyadenylate-binding protein-interacting protein 1-like: MSSSSSAPSSSSSSSSEAGDTRSSVFSRGEPLRQPRTSPPVSDSSAESRSPIPSGHNSSTAADTLVKISKLSAAAPEFVPGCCASFQDDVYSDESEGYYAEPSLADFVQEFVSHLNSSPGSFESEIDYITDMLNSCVTTEEILQELVELIYVQSTSIPNFAYTGARLCNHLSHHIRLSPASGNFRQLLLQRCRTEYEQREQAVRGDPDTQKRFHSYVLFLGELYLNLEIKSGKDTPGRANILLGALKDLLNTLCSHPDDPNLMCAIKLLKLSGSILEDTWKEKGQSDMDEVIKKIEDVLLDAKCSRDVKQMLLKLVELRSSNWGRVHTAAVSSDATPDNDPNYFMNEPTFYTADGTPFTAADPEYSDKYQEILDREDCFPDAYEEDGNDSFCSDEDEMDPEIEEAFERFCMESDARRKK, translated from the exons AtgtccagcagcagcagcgcaccatcgtcttcctcctcctcctcctccgagGCTGGAGACACCAGAAGTTCAGTGTTTAGCCGGGGTGAGCCGCTCAGACAGCCGCGCACGTCTCCTCCGGTGTCTGACAGCAGCGCAG AGAGCAGATCCCCTATTCCTTCAGGGCACAATAGCAGCACTGCTGCAGATACGCTTGTGAAAATCTCCAAACTGTCTGCTGCTGCACCTGAGTTTGTCCCGGGCTGTTGTGCATCATTCCAA gatgatgTATATTCCGATGAATCTGAGGGATACTATGCTGAGCCCTCATTGGCTGATTTCGTTCAGGAATTCGTAAGCCATCTGAACTCATCTCCAGGGTCCTTCGAGTCAGAAATCGATTACATCACAGATATGCTGAACAGCTGCGTCACTACAGAGGAGATTCTGCAGGAGCTGGTAGAGCTCATCTACGTACAG TCCACGTCTATTCCTAACTTCGCCTACACGGGAGCGCGGCTCTGTAACCATCTGTCTCATCACATCCGTCTCAGTCCAGCCAGCGGTAACTTCAGACAGCTGTTGCTGCAGAG gtgtcGAACCGAGTACGAGCAGAGGGAGCAGGCCGTGAGAGGAGATCCAGACACCCAGAAAAGGTTTCACTCTTATGTGCTGTTTCTGGGGGAGCTTTACCTTAACCTAGAG ATAAAAAGTGGAAAGGACACACCAGGGCGAGCTAATATCTTACTGGGAGCGCTAAAGGATCTTTTGAACACATTATGCTCTCACCCAGATGACCCCAACCTAATGTGTGCTATCAAATTACTCAAG CTGAGTGGTTCCATTCTGGAAGACACATGGAAGGAGAAAGGCCAGTCAGACATGGATGAGGTAATCAAGAAGATTGAAGACGTTTTGCTGGATGCCAAATGCAGCCG AGATGTCAAGCAGATGCTGTTGAAACTGGTGGAGTTGCGTTCCAGTAACTGGGGTCGAGTTCACACAGCTGCTGTGAGCAGTGACGCTACACCTGACAACGACCCCAACTACTTTATG AATGAGCCAACCTTCTACACAGCAGATGGGACGCCTTTCACAGCAGCGGATCCTG AATACTCAGACAAATATCAGGAGATTCTAGACAGAGAAGACTGCTTCCCTGATGCATATGAAGAGGATGGAAATGATTC cttctgcaGTGATGAAGATGAAATGGATCCAGAGATCGAGGAGGCGTTTGAGAGGTTTTGCATGGAGTCGGACGCAAGAAGAAAGAAATGA